The DNA window CCAAGCTAACAGCTTGTTTGCAAAAGAACCCATTTATATTACGGACAATATGGTTGAAACAGATTAAATTCACAGATGCTTTTGTGGTGCATAGTAAGTGCTGACAATCAAtaagtattaaaaaaactaattgatctaatatgcttgttttttttttttggaagagaTGGTTCTGACATCTTCCATTAAGAAATATCATTACAAAATGCCAGATAATCTGGAGGATTTTCATTCAGTGACTTTTCGGACTATGTCTAACCAGGTTCTGTTATAAATGAACTTATTGTAGCAAGTCAGGATCAATTTTCCCATAATGCATTCCAACAGTCATGAGAATGGAGGGGATGGGAGATATTAGTAAAAACCTTTTTATCTTTGCTTTTCTTCGAGGAGCTGTggtcctctttctttctctttccacTTTCCTTTTTCTGCACATCAAATGCATAATCTCAAATCATTGCTTGGAAAAAGGGTAACAAGACCAGGCACCATGATAACAGAGTTGAAGGCGCATATGCTACATTTATTACTCACATTCATCCATCTACAACGCAAGGCCACGTCTCGAACTGTTTTGTCTGGCAACTTCATGGCTATCTTTGCATAACGAATTACAGGAGCATCAGATGCATACCTGAGAGCAAGCACCAGAGTAACATCAGAGCAAAAACAAAGGCCCTCAAAACTAAACAATCCATGACGCCCCCTCACAATGTTGTTTTCGGTGCTACTGTCATTTTGATGGCAACAAGACGTGCCGGTGCCATGTGGATTCTACCCATTATGCAACGACCGAGCATTCACATAATATACCGTACAACAAAATAGAGCAAGTCACATAATATGCTGGGAATAGAGGACGAAAAAAAATAGTCTCTCAACATTGCAACATTATCCACTTGTCTAAACAAATGCTACTGGTAGCTTTTACAGGGCAGAAAAAAATGACATgcaaaattaagaaatattacATAATTGAAACCCTAAATGGAGCCGTCGTACAGTTACAATCTTAATTACCCGACATAATCCAAGCAATTGTATCCAAAACTCGGAAAATCAGTACCCATACGCACCCCCCTAATCCGAATTGCCAAACCCCCAAATCTGCATGACGCAGCGAAGCACGCGACTTACTTGACGAGCAACTCGTCGAGGGTGGACTGCTCTTCCGGCGACCACTCCCGCGCCAGGCCGGGGTCGTGCCGGAGCGCCGCCACCGTGCCGCCGGGGCTAGGGTttgctccccctcctccaccatctcctcctccgccgccgccactggaATGGGACCCGTtctgcgcggcggcgctcgccggcggcgggtggccgTTCGCGCCCATGCCGACCAAACTGGGCGCGAATTTTCGTGCTCCCTTCGGGAAGCGGCTCGCTGCTTCTGCGCTCCGAGCGCCGGGAGagcccctctcttctctttcccgCTACGAGTGGATGGGGAATaaaaaagaagttttttttctttttctttttggggaTCTTTTCgatcgatttggggatttttgttACACTTGTTCGCAAGCCGAGGcgggtttctctctctctctctctctctctctctctctctctctaggggatttttattagtttgctctgaattgacctttttttttctccctgtgGATGCATAATCTGTGTTTTATTTTTAACCTTCTTTTCATATTATCTAAACAACAAACCATAATATCTATCTTGAAAATAAACTTCGAATGTCACTTCCTATGACGGTTGATACTAGTGTGACCGTgtagagctttttttttttaaggcaaGGCACCACAGACCTACGATCTAGATAGATTCTATAATTCAGTTACACCTTCGAAGTTGCACAGAGGTTCCTACAAAGAAATAGTATTACACATTAACCCCTGAAAGTAGCAAAAAGGATCTCGTAAAAATATAGAGGAAAGATTGATTATCATATCAAGGACTATAGTGTATCTagatttctatatatttttctcaagCTATACGGTTAGAGTTCTATTAAGATTGAGGGAAACATTTTATTACTATCAACAAATGTTGGAAAGAAAATATTCAAATTACAATGATTTATATGGCTTCCCGCTCTTCATTGCATTATCCTGGTCCTGAGGACCTCAGCTATGACAATATACAGGTGAACCAGTGTCAAAATTAAACAAATCCACCAtgatcgagttttttttttgccattcaTTCGTGATGACATTGATCAGCTCCTCCACCATTTGAGCGTTGGATTGGAGATATTGGCATTGCGTTTCTGCCAAATTAACCACGAGACTATGCATGATTACTCATGCATAGAAACGATGTTGGTCTCGCTTCGCCACTATGCGTGGCATACTTGTAGCCATGGCAAGTTGAGAAGGAGCATGATACGGGTATATGTTCACAAAATTTTATTTCAACGGAGCAAGTAGCCACACCGGATTGTGTTACCAACCCCTTGTTTACATGTTATTGCCGTTAGACGGGTTCATCTTATTgctaaaaatatcaaaaactGACATCGGCCTGATTGTGTTGTCAACCCCTATTTTAtcgtatgttttttttaccgTGTATTAATATGTTCAAATCTTTCAGATTTAAAAGCATAGACAAGAAGGCTtatttgaaaaggaaaaaaatgggttgaaaataaaatttatgaaCAGCGAACGATGTTAAGGGAAAAGGGTCTACAAAGTGGTGTCTAGGCTAGAGTAAAGAAATATGGTAAATATGGAGTAAAGATATATGGTAAAGAGGATCCAAACTTCGGTTAGAAGTGAGCCTAAACCGATATTCACCTAATTAATAGTTTTATTATCACTTTTACCTAGAATTGTCTAGGCTAGTTCTTTCCTTTTTATTGGAGCGGCTGAAGCGTTACACATGGAAAATATTAGGAAATTCAGGCTAAACCGATACACAGCAGCAAGGTGAAGAAAACATAACGAACATGATAGATTAGTAAGCGTACGTGAGATGACATCCAAGATTAACTCCCAAAAGCTCAAATGCTAATTTAGACTATGCATTGGTTTAACCGCACGTTATACTATAAGCACTAGTAATATGTCCTTACAGCGTTGTaacatttttaataagatattaaaatttgatggcaGTGAAAATAATTTTCCTAAAATCCGTCCATTTAAGCTTTCATTCCATTCatgtcatatataaaaaataatatgatatggccttaaaaatatttattcaagaCAATCAACAATTACATCTAATCAATTCAATATACACTATACAAGGACAATTTATATCCATGCAACAAAGAATGGTTGAGTTATTCCTCGAGAAGTCAATATAGACAAATATGAAACTTTTTTGGTAGGTATGCACCATTAACGATTCAACTGGTTACTGCAAAAACCATTTTAAAACTATTGACTTCTGGTAAATTATGGTTGAATtttgttaaaaatttaaagtCAATTTGAAATTTACAAATTTGACACAAAAAACAAAACCATTTGAGTACAGGACAGTTTGAAATTTACAAATTTAAAGTCAGtttgaaattttacaaatttaaaGCCATTTGAGTACAAGACGGAATGGATGGTCCCTTCCCTGTTTTTTCTAGAAGCGGATAATAATCATATTTTACATTTGATCGATGACGTAAACACTATTTCTGGCTAGTAAGTTGATGCTGCGGATTCGATCACACCCAACAATTCGGTTCGatctttcaaaatttttcatcatcTAAATCTACACATCAAGTAGCTAGGCGACACATTGCCCTGTGAGAGCGGTATGTACGCTTCGAGCCCCTGCATATATGACAACATATAAGTAGACCTACGTGGCCATGTCAGAACAGACGCAACAAGCGATGAAGATACATACCGTCGGCGCCCGATACGCCCGGGTCAAACcgcagctagctaagctagctggaGTAGCTCGCTCGGAGAGGAGGCTGGGTCGGCAAGAAACTCCAAGAGTCCATTGCATATGGCTCTCGACTCGTGTCGAGCACACATGGCTGATGGCTCCCACGTACGCACCCGCGACTCTCGTCGTTCCGGCGTGCCGGCGATAGCTAGCTTCCAGTACCTGCTACTGCTACACCGATCGATATGATCCTCAACCATGAAAACACTTGACACGCTTCACTCCGCAATGCGCGCGCGTAGGGATGTAAAAAAAGCTCAAGGCTCGCAAACAGCTCGAGTTTGGCTTgtcctaggctcgattcgagctcggctcgagctccaaaCGAGCCGAACTCGAGCCTGATcaaaagctcgcgagctttaccGAGTCTGGACGAGCTCGACTGTGTATAGTTTGTATTGCATGTTCaccttattaatatatatatatatatatatatatatatattactatctatttacaaaataaattatcatgtgttagcacaatatatttattttaatcattttatactcttttattagtgtgattaaatagaaaataattatacttatcaagatattattattatatatattatactatttaTAGCCGAGCTCGGTACCGAGCTCGAACGAGCTCGAACCGAGCTTGCCTAAAAGCTCGAAGGTGCAATAGGCTCGACTCGAGCTtgtgtcgagctcgagcttgggcagatgagctcgctcgagctcagctcgttgacagccctacgCGCGCGCCACATGTCCTGTCAATCCACGCGCGCGCGACCGGGCGATGAGATTAACACTAGGCACTATCTACTCCAGCCAAGTACGCAGCGGATGTCACAGCCACGTGGGCGACGCGTGGACACGGGAGAACCCATCGCGTGCGTCAAGACTCGAGAGTGCAAAGCCCAGACGACCGTCACTGAGCGGCTGTGGATGTGGACTAGACGCGCGACGGCACGACGAAAGAGCTGGATCGCACCATGCGACGCCCCCCGTGCAGGTGCGGCATGAACGAATGCCAAGCGATCCATAGCCTCGAAACGCCGGCCAGAAACCCTGCGCACCGTGGAGCGACTTGTCGTTTATTTCCACACTAGTTCGGGAGACAAGGTTTCTAATTTTACCTCCTGatacataaacaaaaaaaaatactcgttctattctaaaatataagacactattttcttaaatgtttcataatataagacatgctGCTCTGCTGAAAAGTTTGGTGTGAAAGAAATAGACAGATCTTCAAAAGCAAAGAACTTTCAATACTTTAGTTAGTGGTAAAAATACTGGATGAAGTGAAATTTGTTCTGTACGTGGAGCTAAGGACATTGCGAGAATAATACCTTAGCAAGCTCTGATGTAGCAAGATGTGTTCATTTTTCCTGTTACTTTCCTGTCACCCTTGGTGATTATGTCAAGATTCTCTCCTACTTAAATAAAACCAGCTTTGACTGGTTTAGGTTTAAAAAAAGACATGCATATAATTAACTAGCCCATCTAATCTACTAAAttatcaatatttttaacatttttacTCTCAAAATCTCTAATAAGCATGTGTACACAACATGCGGTGTGATGTCCCATCCCATCCTGATTTTCCGAGAATGAGATAATTCCATTCTATAACCgttattgttctttttttctttaggaAAATGGATGGCACGCATTCGGTCACAAATAATTCAGTTCAATCTTTTACATTAACTAGCCAAACGCACGTGCATTGTAacataatacttcctccgtttcacaatgtaagactttctaacattgtccacatacatatagatgttaatgaatctaaacacatacatgtgctagaaagtcttacattgtgaaacggaggaagtattaaacatagcaAAATTAAGTCcttattgaaatatatattataattgattggttgattgaaacaaatactttttatattaaaaacaaacaaaatgtcaTATTGAGAAAATCAAAGAGTTACAGTCTAGACTACATAGTGACTCACCTAAATTCTAATATCATGTTCCACGTGTCAATGATGGTATTGGTGACCATTATCTTTTTAATTACagtgtaaaaaaaaaccaaaatcgtACCCATCTACCTTTGTTCTAAAATGTTGCTATTTATAGCATAATACCGTGTcccaaaaataaagttatttctCCACTTATCCTATCAACCAATCACGACCATTCCCTTTCATCTATTTTATCTTCTTAACTAATCACACATATTCTTTAGTCATTAACATCTACTTTGTTAATGCACGtgtcaactaaaaaatatctatattttaGCACGGAGAAAGTAGCATGTCATTGAGTTGAATCACTTCATTAGGCGACACACTGCTCTGTGAATCTGGTTTACGCTTCGAGCCTGCAATGGCAGCAGAAATAGACACACGTTAGAAAAGACCGATGAGAGAAGATGAAGGGAGATGCATACTGTACTGGTTATATTCGGCGCCCGATATTCTACTACCGTCGATCGTTCGGTTTATAGCAAAGGCACAAGCACAACCAGCTGACGCTATAGCACGCTGCACGCCCGGCGGGCCAAACCGCAGCTAGCTGGCTAGCTAGCGCGAAGAGGAGAGGCTGGTCGGCAAGAAACTCCAAGAGTCCATGCATGGTTTCGACTCGTGTCGAGCACACTGCACACATGGCTCCCATGCAGGCGCGGCTCTCGTTCCGGCGCTTCGACCAATTGATCCTCAGCCATGCAACACTCGACACTTCACTACGCCTGCCTTGGCATGCTCGCGCATCCTGTCAATCTTacagcaagtttaatagttgAGCTCACTGTTTACTATAAGTGAATATTAGAGCTAACTtgtataatagattagctataaggttaactttattttttccattctctttctttctcaccCTATGAATTTAATTCATATTTCTTGTGGCTTATGTAAAGCtggctcttgcatgagagccaataCTACCCActttttttatctctcttttCCACGTAAGCatatagcttgcttatagcCTATTATTATTcttgctcttagagcaggtacaggctataagccagctgcaaacatattttaagaagataaataaggagagaggagaggagcaggctacagatttgtagctagctatagtacggactccaagacgcagtgtatgcatgacaggtgggaccagatattaattatgtagtatataactattatataaatgagctattaaattgactatagatgaattggagtgaGTAGTTggctatgctattaaacttgctcttacgcCGCGAGCGGCGATGAGATCGACACTGTGGGCGAACGCACTCCAACTACCGTATTCCGTCCCGTCCGTACTTTGCGTTTGCTATCTCCATCGCACTAGAACTAGCTTCTCCAGCCaagtaatactacctccgtcccaaaataagtatagTAGTATATATCCGTGCCtaatgtttaaccgttcgtcatattttaaaaaattatgaaaaatttaaaaatatttagtcacacataaagtactattcatgttttatcatctaatagcaataaaaatactaatcataaaaaaaattcaaataagacgaacgatcaaacgttgagcgtgaatagtgtaaaactacacttatttttgtattttggtTCGGAGGGAGTACGACGCAGCGGATGTGACGGCCGCGCGTGCGCGAGCCGACTCAgccgagcgagcgagcgagacggcgacggcggcgagagcgcgCGCGGACACGGGAGCAATCTTCGCGGGGCCCTGCAGAATCTAGCGTACGTGTTTCTTCCCTTCCCCATCTCGCTCACGCGCGCGGTCGAGAGTGCGAAGCACAGGCGGCCGTCGATGTGGACTGgacgcgcggcggcacgaaatAACTGGATCGCAGGAGCTAGcgaatttttttcttcttcgaaACACAATTTGACAAACCTCTAATTTATTAATCCAGTATACATAAGTTCAGTGGGAAGAGGATGCGCGGCGACTCCGATTTGTCAAACATGTGGCATTAGGTGCGTAGACAGGTGATACAATCAAAAGCTTTTATCGCAAAAaagaaatctgaaaaaaaaagaaatgaacgCATCAACGCATCCCTCTCGCAACCATCCACAACTGACCTACCAAGTTGCATCAAATTTAAACACTCATCAAGATTCACGCACTAACCCCACAAATTTTAATCACTCACGATACGGTCGCGTCAACTTATTATTTCCGCTCCTCTCTTGCGGTGAGTTCACGCCATCCCCCTCCATTTTCCCCAAAGCAAACGagattagagaaaaaaaagagaggattaATCGGTGACAAGAAAAACGAAGAATCCGCTGCTGCGCCGCCTGGAATAAAAGGCGCACAGGGCTTTGGGAGTTTGGGAATTTCTGAGCCAAggaatctcctcctcttctctctccttcgtGCTTCTCCAGTCTCCACCTCCCTGGGCGCTGTTGCCCCTTCCAAATCTGCGCCAACTGCGCCACCGTATCCCGGTTTTTTTTCCCCCGCTTCTTGTCGCTGCGCCCAATCGAGGAGGCGAGGCTGCTGGCCTCGTTTCCTCCGCGCGAGGGTTGGTGGGGCTTTCCGCGCCGCGACCAAGAAACGGTTCCCGGAGCAGGAGCTTGGAGGCTTCCGCGTGGTCTGGTGATTGAGCTCGGGACGATGGGAGGTGTAGTTCTGCGCGTCATTGCCGGGCTcaaggttggatacttggaTTTGGTGCGGATGTTCCTGTTTGCTACTGGTTTTGGGGACTTTTGAGGTGGGTGGTGGCGTCAGATTTGATCGCCTTTGGTGCGTTTCTCTGGATCATTTGTTTTGAAATTCGCTCTTGATGCTTTAAGCCGCTACCTTTCCTGACCTTTCACTCCAAAGGTTTGACCTT is part of the Oryza glaberrima chromosome 4, OglaRS2, whole genome shotgun sequence genome and encodes:
- the LOC127769288 gene encoding uncharacterized protein LOC127769288, encoding MGANGHPPPASAAAQNGSHSSGGGGGGDGGGGGANPSPGGTVAALRHDPGLAREWSPEEQSTLDELLVKYASDAPVIRYAKIAMKLPDKTVRDVALRCRWMNKKESGKRKKEDHSSSKKSKDKKEKVSDSSLKPPVHIAGRPNVPPYPLPALPIDDDEISSKAIGGPTGEILETNAQVLSQISTNLSTMQIQDNISLLCQTRDNILRVLKEINDAPDIMKQMPPLPVKINEELVNSMLPRPTVPMQ